Within Winogradskyella helgolandensis, the genomic segment TAAAAAAGATATTGATAAGCAATTAGATACATTAGAAGAATTACTTGAAGCTAAGCTTTCCTATTTTGAAGGATTAAAGGATGGGTTCAATTCCCAAGAATTTTTATCCTTACGAGCAAAGTCAGTCTTCTTAGCCAAGAATAAACCCAAAAAGACACGTAAATCTGTTGTAGATGGTACAACCAATGTGGAATTATTTGAATTATTACGAGAACTCAGAAATGACATCGCTAATAGAGAGGATTTAATTCATTATCAAATTTTTAATCAAAAGTCACTTTATGCGATGTGTGAAATTTTACCTATTAGTAAAACCGAGCTATTGGAAATACATGGTATGGGTAAAACTAGAATTGAAAAATATGGAGATCAAATATTAGGAGTTATAAAAGCCTATTGCGATGAAAACGACATTGCATTTTCTGATGATGTTTCTGTTTTTGAAGAATTAGAGCCTAAAAAGAAGAAAGGAGATACTAAAAAAATATCATTAGATTTATTTAAAGCAGGAAAATCTATTGATCAAATTGCTTTAGAACGCGAATTAAATTCGAATACCATCTTTGGGCATTTAGCTAGTTTTACGTCATCAGGTGAAATAAAAGTTACAGATTTAATGTCTAAGGCTAATTATTTAGAATTAAAGAAAGTTATCCCAACTAAAACTTTTGAAACGCTTTCAGATTTGAAACATCAGATTGATGATAAATTTACATTTGGTGAAATAAGATTAGTATTACAAGAATTAGAAAATAAGATAAATTAGCCTTTAATTAATTGCAAAAAAAAAGAGACTGTTTTTTTATCAGTCTCTTTAAGTTATAAATTGAATCCTCTGATAATTTTTATCAGATGTTTAGGATTAAAAATTATGTTTTGTTTACTAATCTTTAATAATGTTTCTAGAAATTACAATTTTCTGAATCTCCGAAGTCCCTTCATAAATCTGAGTGATTTTAGCATCACGCATTAAACGTTCTACATGGTATTCTTTAACAAATCCATTTCCACCGTGTATTTGCACAGCTTCAACAGTATGTTCCATCGCTACTTTACTTGCATATAATTTAGCCATTGCACTGCTCATGTCGTAATTGTTTCCTTGGTCTTTATCCCAAGCAGCTCTCATTACTAACATTCTAGCTGCTTCAATTTCAGTATGCATATCTGCTAATTTAAACGCTATGGCTTGGTGGTTACAAATTTCTGTTCCAAAAGCTTTGCGTTCTTTAGAATATTTTAAAGCTAATTCATAGGCACCTGCAGCAATTCCTAATGCTTGCGCTGCAATACCAATTCGACCCCCAGAAAGTGTTTTCATTGCAAATCTAAATCCAAATCCGTCGTCGCCAATTCTATTTTCTTTAGGCACTTTCACGTCATTAAATTGTAGTGTATGTGTATCACTTCCTCTAATTCCTAATTTATCTTCTTTTGGTCCAATATCAAAACCAGGCATTCCTTTTTCAAGAATAAAAGCGTTAATACCATGAGATCCTTTATGCTTATCGGTTTGTGCAATTACTAAATAAACTTCTGCACGCCCTCCATTAGTAATCCAGTTTTTTGTACCGTTTAATATATAATGATCTCCTTTATCAATGGCTGTTGTTTTCTGAGATGTAGCATCACTACCAGCTTCGGGTTCACTTAAACAAAATGCACCAATGCATTCGCCAGTTGCTAATTTTGTTAGATATTTTTCTTTTTGAGCTTCGTTTCCATAAGATTCTAATCCATAACAGACCAAAGAATTATTTACAGAAACCATAACAGAAGCAGAAGCATCAACTTTAGATAATTCTTCCATAATAAGCACATAAGAAATAGCATCCATACCACTCCCTCCATATTTAGGATCTACCATAATGCCTAAAAACCCTAATTCTCCCATCTTACGAACTAAGCTTTCAGGGAAAGTTTGTGCATTATCGCGTTCTATAACACCAGGAAGTAATTCTGTTTGTGCAAAATCTCGTGCAGCATCACGAATCATTAAATGTTCTTCTGTTAAGCTAAAGTCCATAAATTATTATTTTATTGATTTCTTAAAAATTTGATGCAAAGATAATTTTTTATTGCGGTATTTTCAATAAGGAATATTATTTTTACTCTTATGTCAAAAATCACCTATAATATTATTGGAGTAATGTCTGGAACGTCGTTAGATGGAATCGATCTAATTTATGCGACTTATCATTTGGATAATAGTTGGAATTTTAAAATTCATTTTGCTGAAACTATTAAGTATTCAAAGCAATGGAAAACAGTATTGAGTAGCTTAGTAAATCAATCTATGGGGCAACTACAAGCTATAGATTTAAAATATTCTGAGTATTTAGCAACTGTGATTTCAGCATTTATAAATAAACATAAAATTGAAACTATAGATTTTATTGCGTCTCATGGACATACCGCTTTACATCAACCAGATGACGGAATTACCTATCAAATAGGGAATCAGCAGATATTAGCAGATATTTTAAAGGAAAAAGTCATTTGTGATTTTAGAGTTCAGGATGTAGAATTAGGAGGTCAAGGTGCGCCATTAGTACCAATTGGTGATAGGTTATTGTTTAATGACTATATGTACTGCTTAAACTTAGGGGGTTTTGCCAATATTTCCTTTGAGTTTAAAACTGAAAGAATCGCATATGATATTTGTCCTGTCAATATTGTACTGAATCATTATGTTTCTAAATTAAACTTAGAATTTGATGATAAAGGCCAATTAGCCTCAAGAGGAAACGTTGATGAGGATTTATTATTACAACTTAATGGTTTACCTTATTATATGGAAGAACCACCTAAATCTTTAGGCTTAGAATGGGTTGATATTAATATGTTTCCAATAATTGAATCTTATCAACTTAAAACCGAAGATATATTAAGAACGTTTGTTGAGCATGCTGCGATACAAATCTCCGCAGTTTTGGTCGAAACAAGTTCGCAAGTATTAATTACAGGAGGAGGCGTCTACAATAGTTTTCTAATAGATAGATTAAGGCATTTTTCACAAGTTGAAATTGTAATTCTTCAAAACGAAATTATTGAATTTAAAGAAGCTTTAATTTTTGGATTACTAGGTGTGCTTAAAGAAAGGAACGAAATTAATTGTTTAAAAAGCGTGACTGGAGCAAAACGAAATCATTCATCCGGTAAATTATTAATTCCGAAAAATTAAATTTAATTAAGCTTTTCGCTTAGATTGTTTTTTATATTTGTTACGAGAAAAAAAAGCAATAAAAATTGATAAAAGAATTACTTCACAAATACGAAAATAAAGAACCAGAAATCGTATTTCATTGGAACGATGCAGAAACAGAAGCCGAAGGTTGGACTGTTATTAACTCATTAAGAGGTGGTGCAGCAGGTGGTGGAACACGCATGCGTAAAGGATTAGATAAAAATGAAGTGCTTTCACTTGCTAAAACCATGGAAGTGAAATTTACTGTTTCTGGTCCAGCAATTGGAGGAGCAAAATCTGGAATTAACTTCGACCCTCAAGATCCAAGAAAAAAAGGTGTTTTACAACGTTGGTACGCTGCTGTGTCTCCATTATTAAAAAGTTATTACGGAACAGGTGGTGATTTAAATGTAGATGAAATTCATGAAGTAATTCCAATTACAGAACAAAGCGGTGTTTGGCATCCGCAAGAAGGTGTTTTTGAAGGTCACTTTAAACCAACAATCGCTGATAAAATTAATAGAATAGGTCAGTTAAGACATGGAGTAATAAAGGTGATTGAAAACCCTAATTATTCTCCTAGTGTCAATAGAAAATATACAGTAGCAGATATGATTACTGGATATGGTGTAGCTATGGCTGCCAAGCATTTTTACGATATTAAAGGCGATTCAATAAACGGAAAACGCGTTATTGTTCAAGGTTTTGGAAATGTTGGGGCTGCTGCTGCATTTTATTTTGCTCAAATGGGAGCTAAAATTGTTGGAATTATTGATAGAGATGGAGGACTAATTAATAAAGAAGGTTTTTCATTTAAAGACATTAATGATTTATATCTAGCGAAAAATGGTAATACACTTATTGCTGAAAATGTCATCCCCTTTGAAGAGATTAATCAACAAATTTGGTCTTTGCAAGCTGAAGTTTTTGCACCTTGTGCGGCTTCTAGATTAGTGACTCAAGGTCAAATAGATCAAATGATAAGTACAGGATTAGAAGTAATAACTTGTGGTGCAAATGTGCCTTTTGCCGATAAGGAAATTTTCTTTGGATCAATAATGGAGTATACAGATCAAAAAATCAGTTTAATTCCAGATTTTATTTCAAACTGTGGTATGGCAAGAGTATTTGCTTATTTCATGGAACGTAAAGTACAAATGACTGATGAAGCCATTTTTGCAGACACTTCTAACGTGATTAGAAAAGCTTTACAAGAGGTAGATAATAATAACCCAACAAAAACAGGCATTAGCGAAACTGCTTTCGAAATTGCACTGAGACAATTAGTCTAAAAAGACGATTATTAGATTTTAAATATGGAAACAATAATAATACTTGTATTCGTCGTTGGTTATTTGGCCATTACATTAGAACACAATATTAAAATAGATAAATTAATTCCTGCTTTAGTGATGATGGCCGTTAGTTGGGCTTTAATCTCACTCGGTATTGACGACTTTACCCAATGGTTTGATTCGGCGAAGCATCATTTAATGGATAATTTTGGATTACTTCAGCATGAAGAAAAAATGCATATGATGGAAGAGACCTTACTCCATCATTTAGGTAAAACATCCGAAATACTAGTATTCTTACTAGGAGCCATGACGATTGTAGAAATTATAGATTATTTTGATGGGTTTTCAACGATTAAAGGTTTTATAAAGACAAAAAGTAAAAGGAAGATTCTTTGGGTTTTTGGTTTCTTGGCATTCTTTCTTTCAGCTATAATAGATAACCTTACAGCTACTATAGTATTAATATCAATTTTACAAAAATTGATAAACGATAGAGATGTTCGTATTTGGTATGCAGGTTTAATTATTATTGCGGCAAATGCAGGAGGTGCTTGGTCTCCAATTGGTGATGTAACAACGACAATGCTTTGGATTGGTAAGAAAGTCACCTCAGGTCATTTGTTTGTGTATTTGTTTTTACCTTCATTAATATGTATGTTGGTACCAACATTTATTGCTTCGTTATTGCCTGCTTTTAAAGGAAAGATTGAATCTGAAGATGATGAAAACGATAAACCTAAAAGTAAATACAGTGCTACAATGTTATATTTAGGACTTGGAGGTATAGTGTCAGTTCCTATTTTTAAAACCGTAACACATTTACCGCCTTATGTAGGTATGATGTTAGCATTGGGTATTGTGGCTATTTTTGCAGAAATATATAGTAACACTAGGTTTAGTATGTCGCACCACGATTCAGAAGAAAGCGATGCACATTCACATCATAGTCCGGTGCATTATTCGTTATCTAAAATAGAATTACCAAGTATATTATTCTTCTTAGGAATTTTAATGGCAGTAGCTGCTCTAGAATCTTTAGGTATTTTATTTGGTTTTGCGGGTACCTTACAAGATAATATGCCAATGTTAGGAACTGAATTACATCACGAAGGTGTTTCAGATTTAGTTGTTTTGTTATTAGGCGCAGGTTCTGCTGTCATTGATAATGTACCACTTGTTGCGGCAAGTTTAGGGATGTTTACAGAACCAATAGATAATGAGTTATGGCATTTTATAGCTTATTCTGCTGGTACAGGAGGAAGTATGCTAATCATTGGTTCTGCTGCAGGTGTAGTTGCTATGGGAATGGAAAAAATAGATTTCTTTTGGTATCTTAAAAAAATATCATGGTTAGCATTAATAGGATTTTTAGCAGGAGCTATAGTTTTTATGTTTACCAGAACTATATTTTAGTAAACATACTT encodes:
- a CDS encoding acyl-CoA dehydrogenase, whose amino-acid sequence is MDFSLTEEHLMIRDAARDFAQTELLPGVIERDNAQTFPESLVRKMGELGFLGIMVDPKYGGSGMDAISYVLIMEELSKVDASASVMVSVNNSLVCYGLESYGNEAQKEKYLTKLATGECIGAFCLSEPEAGSDATSQKTTAIDKGDHYILNGTKNWITNGGRAEVYLVIAQTDKHKGSHGINAFILEKGMPGFDIGPKEDKLGIRGSDTHTLQFNDVKVPKENRIGDDGFGFRFAMKTLSGGRIGIAAQALGIAAGAYELALKYSKERKAFGTEICNHQAIAFKLADMHTEIEAARMLVMRAAWDKDQGNNYDMSSAMAKLYASKVAMEHTVEAVQIHGGNGFVKEYHVERLMRDAKITQIYEGTSEIQKIVISRNIIKD
- a CDS encoding anhydro-N-acetylmuramic acid kinase; this encodes MSKITYNIIGVMSGTSLDGIDLIYATYHLDNSWNFKIHFAETIKYSKQWKTVLSSLVNQSMGQLQAIDLKYSEYLATVISAFINKHKIETIDFIASHGHTALHQPDDGITYQIGNQQILADILKEKVICDFRVQDVELGGQGAPLVPIGDRLLFNDYMYCLNLGGFANISFEFKTERIAYDICPVNIVLNHYVSKLNLEFDDKGQLASRGNVDEDLLLQLNGLPYYMEEPPKSLGLEWVDINMFPIIESYQLKTEDILRTFVEHAAIQISAVLVETSSQVLITGGGVYNSFLIDRLRHFSQVEIVILQNEIIEFKEALIFGLLGVLKERNEINCLKSVTGAKRNHSSGKLLIPKN
- a CDS encoding Glu/Leu/Phe/Val dehydrogenase dimerization domain-containing protein; this translates as MKELLHKYENKEPEIVFHWNDAETEAEGWTVINSLRGGAAGGGTRMRKGLDKNEVLSLAKTMEVKFTVSGPAIGGAKSGINFDPQDPRKKGVLQRWYAAVSPLLKSYYGTGGDLNVDEIHEVIPITEQSGVWHPQEGVFEGHFKPTIADKINRIGQLRHGVIKVIENPNYSPSVNRKYTVADMITGYGVAMAAKHFYDIKGDSINGKRVIVQGFGNVGAAAAFYFAQMGAKIVGIIDRDGGLINKEGFSFKDINDLYLAKNGNTLIAENVIPFEEINQQIWSLQAEVFAPCAASRLVTQGQIDQMISTGLEVITCGANVPFADKEIFFGSIMEYTDQKISLIPDFISNCGMARVFAYFMERKVQMTDEAIFADTSNVIRKALQEVDNNNPTKTGISETAFEIALRQLV
- the nhaD gene encoding sodium:proton antiporter NhaD, whose protein sequence is METIIILVFVVGYLAITLEHNIKIDKLIPALVMMAVSWALISLGIDDFTQWFDSAKHHLMDNFGLLQHEEKMHMMEETLLHHLGKTSEILVFLLGAMTIVEIIDYFDGFSTIKGFIKTKSKRKILWVFGFLAFFLSAIIDNLTATIVLISILQKLINDRDVRIWYAGLIIIAANAGGAWSPIGDVTTTMLWIGKKVTSGHLFVYLFLPSLICMLVPTFIASLLPAFKGKIESEDDENDKPKSKYSATMLYLGLGGIVSVPIFKTVTHLPPYVGMMLALGIVAIFAEIYSNTRFSMSHHDSEESDAHSHHSPVHYSLSKIELPSILFFLGILMAVAALESLGILFGFAGTLQDNMPMLGTELHHEGVSDLVVLLLGAGSAVIDNVPLVAASLGMFTEPIDNELWHFIAYSAGTGGSMLIIGSAAGVVAMGMEKIDFFWYLKKISWLALIGFLAGAIVFMFTRTIF